The following proteins are co-located in the Salvelinus namaycush isolate Seneca chromosome 31, SaNama_1.0, whole genome shotgun sequence genome:
- the c31h2orf42 gene encoding uncharacterized protein C2orf42 homolog, whose protein sequence is MESGVAVTSPPASVVAPTPPNLCSKQRESSKKTATSTTPSFLSNLGKPTLRGIRKCPQCGVFNGTRGLSCKNKACGIVFRDGGAVGGGRGAKRGAMEVVRVVIDGGGEDEGRGGESSGGGAQVFSVCQRVRGVGAAATQRGFIELVPTDTAIATSEGATLLTRVNMGRCFLPTCRHANGQRSGQSQSQQAAVLTNPPSKPGLSNSVTPCVHVKQAMECQAQATPLPLKSSILEGLQASAEAREELWRLATESPGPLVQRVNKDTLVVKCHSGPSHPLGLLHLTVGTGGSAAGGKGKGKGKVREGAVFQCSCQGGVRGGTAEGRVAVETSQNGDGEVRGSSGVVSSGVLPDSTSRPGADAGPAAPYLCLHFYACVCAFTSDEKLASEFTGFLNYSSNGIQQNADCTVLCGSSPPQLPEPITAHKTKRLRLEEHLIGNSQPVDESLVTLGFQQWLASVTERIHLTMHYQFDGKPEPLVFHIPHVFFNALQYRLSLGSKKRRLPNATSAFVRNDDLHHGSFPKYTWHITNLMQVKRIFDTPELPLELTQSFVKNSDGSFSPFRCPEPLHTDPTEGYSRTDRSQAIRPLELRTFLQVGLCTADQKDPTPFVIEWIPDVLPRCRVGELRIRFQYGHQHGGQTEYFDGTPRRTGAGGGTERGGCKSSSETSLSK, encoded by the exons ATGGAGTCTGGCGTGGCAGTGACCTCACCTCCTGCATCGGTGGTTGCCCCTACACCCCCCAACCTTTGCtcaaagcagagagagagtagcaaGAAGACTGCTACCAGCACCACCCCCTCCTTTCTGTCCAATCTGGGCAAGCCCACTCTACGAGGGATCAGGAAGTGTCCCCAGTGTGGCGTTTTCAACGGCACCCGTGGGCTCAGCTGCAAGAACAAGGCTTGTGGAATTGTCTTCAGAGATGGGGGGGCTGTGGGGGGAGGCAGAGGGGCCAAGAGAGGGGCGATGGAGGTGGTGCGGGTGGTGATTGACGGAGGAGGGGAAGATGAAGGAAGAGGTGGTGAATCCTCAGGTGGAGGTGCGCAggtgttctctgtctgtcagcGAGTGAGAGGGGTGGGAGCGGCTGCAACACAGCGGGGGTTCATAGAGCTTGTCCCCACTGATACGGCCATTGCCACGAGTGAAGGGGCGACTCTGCTGACCCGGGTCAACATGGGCCGCTGCTTCCTGCCCACCTGCCGCCATGCCAACGGTCAAAGGTCAGGCCAGAGCCAGTCACAGCAGGCAGCTGTTCTGACCAACCCCCCCTCCAAGCCTGGCTTGTCTAACTCCGTCACTCCCTGTGTCCACGTGAAGCAGGCCATGGAGTGCCAGGCGCAggccacccctctccccctgaaGAGCTCTATCCTGGAGGGGCTTCAGGCCTCAGCCGAGGCCAGGGAAGAGCTCTGGAGGTTGGCTACTGAGTCCCCGGGACCCCTGGTTCAGCGGGTGAACAAAGATACTCTGGTGGTGAAATGTCACAGTGGACCAAGTCATCCTCTGGGGCTGCTGCACCTAACTGTAGGCACGGGGGGGTCTGCTGctggggggaaggggaaggggaaggggaaggtCAGAGAGGGGGCTGTGTTTCAGTGTTCCTGTCAGGGGGGTGTCAGAGGAGGTACGGCAGAGGGAAGAGTGGCCGTGGAAACCTCCCAGAATGGGGATGGGGAGGTGAGAGGGTCCTCAGGTGTTGTCTCCTCTGGTGTCTTACCTGACTCCACCTCTCGGCCTGGTGCTGATGCTGGCCCTGCAGCTCCATACCTCTGCCTCCACTTCTATGCCTGTGTTTGCGCCTTCACCAGCGATGAGAAACTGGCCTCAGAGTTCACAGGTTTCCTCAACTACAGCTCCAATG GTATACAACAGAATGCTGACTGCACAGTCCTCTGTGGCTCCAGCCCACCTCAGCTGCCTGAACCAATCACCGCTCACAAAACCAAGAGACTCCGTCTGGAAGAGCACCTCATTG ggaacAGCCAGCCTGTGGATGAGAGCCTGGTGACCCTGGGCTTCCAGCAGTGGCTAGCCAGCGTTACAGAGAGGATCCACCTGACCATGCACTACCAGTTtgatg GTAAGCCGGAGCCTCTGGTGTTCCACATCCCCCATGTGTTCTTCAACGCCCTGCAGTATCGTCTGTCCCTGGGCTCCAAGAAGAGACGGCTGCCCAATGCTACCTCag CGTTTGTGAGGAATGATGATCTGCACCATGGCTCCTTCCCCAAGTACACCTGGCACATCACCAACCTGATGCAGGTGAAACGCATCTTCGACACCCCAGAG ctGCCCCTGGAGTTGACCCAGAGTTTTGTGAAGAACAGTGATGGTTCCTTCTCTCCGTTCCGCTGTCCCGAGCCTCTTCATACTGACCCCACTGAGGGCTACAGCCGGACGGACAGATCCCAGGCCATACGACCCCTGGAGCTACGCACCTTTCTCCAAGTCg GACTGTGTACAGCGGATCAGAAGGATCCCACACCCTTTGTGATCGAGTGGATCCCAGACGTCCTGCCTCGCTGTCGCGTCGGAGAGCTCCGCATCCGCTTCCAGTATGGTCACCAGCACGGAGGACAGACGGAATACTTCGATGGAACGCCGAGACGCACCGGAGcgggaggagggacagagagggggggttgCAAGTCATCATCAGAGACCTCCCTTTCCAAATAA
- the LOC120026083 gene encoding nucleolysin TIA-1-like isoform X3, producing MMDDETPKTLYVGNLSRDVTEALIMQLFGQIGPCKSCKMIVDTAGNDPYCFVEFYEHRHAASSLAAMNGRKIMGKEVKVNWATTPSSQKKDTSNHFHVFVGDLSPEITTDDIKAAFAPFGRISDARVVKDMATGKSKGYGFVSFFNKWDAENAIQQMGGQWLGGRQIRTNWATRKPPAPKATYETNTKHLSFEEVVNQSSPSNCTVYCGGVTTGLTEQLMRQTFTPFGQIMEIRVFPDKGYSFVRFNSHEGAAHAIVSVNGTSIDGHVVKCYWGKETTDMVSPMQQVQMPQNKIGFAAQPYGQYAQWYGNAQQIGQYVPNGWQVPTYGVYGQAWNQQGFNHLQAGAGWTGVGAVSNGGVVEPGQGVNGTVLANQSGMGTAGYHTH from the exons ATGATGGACGACGAAACACCCAAGACCCT GTATGTGGGGAACCTGTCCCGGGATGTGACTGAAGCCCTCATCATGCAGCTGTTTGGACAGATCGGCCCCTGCAAGAGCTGTAAAATGATAGTAGAC ACGGCAGGTAATGACCCATACTGCTTTGTGGAGTTCTACGAACACAGGCACGCTGCCTCGTCACTCGCAGCCATGAATGGTCGTAAAATAATGGGTAAG GAGGTCAAGGTGAACTGGGCCACAACCCCTAGCAGCCAGAAGAAAGACACAAGCA ATCACTTCCATGTTTTCGTTGGAGACCTCAGTCCTGAAATCACCACGGATGACATCAAAGCTGCTTTCGCCCCCTTTGGGAGGATATC TGATGCTCGGGTGGTGAAAGACATGGCTACTGGCAAATCTAAAGGCTATGGCTTTGTGTCCTTCTTCAACAAATGG GATGCAGAGAATGCCATCCAACAGATGGGAGGGCAGTGGTTGGGAGGACGGCAGATCAGGACTAACTGGGCCACCAGGAAGCCCCCTGCGCCCAAAGCCACCTACGAGA CAAACACCAAACACCTGTCGTTTGAAGAGGTTGTGAACCAGTCCAGTCCCAGCAACTGTACCGTCTACTGTGGAGGTGTCACAACAGGCCTCACAG AGCAACTGATGAGGCAGACCTTCACCCCCTTCGGTCAGATCATGGAGATCAGAGTTTTCCCAGACAAAGGCTACTCATTTGTGAG GTTCAACTCCCACGAGGGAGCGGCCCACGCCATAGTGTCAGTGAACGGGACGTCCATAGATGGTCACGTGGTGAAGTGTTACTGGGGGAAAGAAACCACAGACATGGTCAGCCCCATGCAGCAGGTACAGATGCCTCAG AACAAAATAGGTTTTGCAGCGCAGCCCTACGGCCAGTATGCCCAGTGGTACGGTAACGCCCAGCAGATTGGCCAATACGTCCCAAACGGGTGGCAGGTGCCCACCTACGGAGTCTACGGACAGGCCTGGAACCAGCAGGGATTCAA CCATTTACAGGCGGGTGCAGGGTGGACGGGCGTGGGAGCCGTCAGTAATGGCGGTGTGGTGGAGCCTGGACAGGGAGTCAATGGGACTGTGCTGGCCAACCAGTCCGGCATGGGCACCGCTGGCTACCACACCCACTGA
- the LOC120026083 gene encoding nucleolysin TIA-1-like isoform X2 — MMDDETPKTLYVGNLSRDVTEALIMQLFGQIGPCKSCKMIVDTAGNDPYCFVEFYEHRHAASSLAAMNGRKIMGKEVKVNWATTPSSQKKDTSNHFHVFVGDLSPEITTDDIKAAFAPFGRISDARVVKDMATGKSKGYGFVSFFNKWDAENAIQQMGGQWLGGRQIRTNWATRKPPAPKATYETNTKHLSFEEVVNQSSPSNCTVYCGGVTTGLTEQLMRQTFTPFGQIMEIRVFPDKGYSFVRFNSHEGAAHAIVSVNGTSIDGHVVKCYWGKETTDMVSPMQQVQMPQQNKIGFAAQPYGQYAQWYGNAQQIGQYVPNGWQVPTYGVYGQAWNQQGFNHLQAGAGWTGVGAVSNGGVVEPGQGVNGTVLANQSGMGTAGYHTH, encoded by the exons ATGATGGACGACGAAACACCCAAGACCCT GTATGTGGGGAACCTGTCCCGGGATGTGACTGAAGCCCTCATCATGCAGCTGTTTGGACAGATCGGCCCCTGCAAGAGCTGTAAAATGATAGTAGAC ACGGCAGGTAATGACCCATACTGCTTTGTGGAGTTCTACGAACACAGGCACGCTGCCTCGTCACTCGCAGCCATGAATGGTCGTAAAATAATGGGTAAG GAGGTCAAGGTGAACTGGGCCACAACCCCTAGCAGCCAGAAGAAAGACACAAGCA ATCACTTCCATGTTTTCGTTGGAGACCTCAGTCCTGAAATCACCACGGATGACATCAAAGCTGCTTTCGCCCCCTTTGGGAGGATATC TGATGCTCGGGTGGTGAAAGACATGGCTACTGGCAAATCTAAAGGCTATGGCTTTGTGTCCTTCTTCAACAAATGG GATGCAGAGAATGCCATCCAACAGATGGGAGGGCAGTGGTTGGGAGGACGGCAGATCAGGACTAACTGGGCCACCAGGAAGCCCCCTGCGCCCAAAGCCACCTACGAGA CAAACACCAAACACCTGTCGTTTGAAGAGGTTGTGAACCAGTCCAGTCCCAGCAACTGTACCGTCTACTGTGGAGGTGTCACAACAGGCCTCACAG AGCAACTGATGAGGCAGACCTTCACCCCCTTCGGTCAGATCATGGAGATCAGAGTTTTCCCAGACAAAGGCTACTCATTTGTGAG GTTCAACTCCCACGAGGGAGCGGCCCACGCCATAGTGTCAGTGAACGGGACGTCCATAGATGGTCACGTGGTGAAGTGTTACTGGGGGAAAGAAACCACAGACATGGTCAGCCCCATGCAGCAGGTACAGATGCCTCAG CAGAACAAAATAGGTTTTGCAGCGCAGCCCTACGGCCAGTATGCCCAGTGGTACGGTAACGCCCAGCAGATTGGCCAATACGTCCCAAACGGGTGGCAGGTGCCCACCTACGGAGTCTACGGACAGGCCTGGAACCAGCAGGGATTCAA CCATTTACAGGCGGGTGCAGGGTGGACGGGCGTGGGAGCCGTCAGTAATGGCGGTGTGGTGGAGCCTGGACAGGGAGTCAATGGGACTGTGCTGGCCAACCAGTCCGGCATGGGCACCGCTGGCTACCACACCCACTGA
- the LOC120026083 gene encoding nucleolysin TIA-1-like isoform X1 has translation MMDDETPKTLYVGNLSRDVTEALIMQLFGQIGPCKSCKMIVDTAGNDPYCFVEFYEHRHAASSLAAMNGRKIMGKEVKVNWATTPSSQKKDTSNHFHVFVGDLSPEITTDDIKAAFAPFGRISDARVVKDMATGKSKGYGFVSFFNKWDAENAIQQMGGQWLGGRQIRTNWATRKPPAPKATYETNTKHLSFEEVVNQSSPSNCTVYCGGVTTGLTEQLMRQTFTPFGQIMEIRVFPDKGYSFVRFNSHEGAAHAIVSVNGTSIDGHVVKCYWGKETTDMVSPMQQVQMPQVRPQQNKIGFAAQPYGQYAQWYGNAQQIGQYVPNGWQVPTYGVYGQAWNQQGFNHLQAGAGWTGVGAVSNGGVVEPGQGVNGTVLANQSGMGTAGYHTH, from the exons ATGATGGACGACGAAACACCCAAGACCCT GTATGTGGGGAACCTGTCCCGGGATGTGACTGAAGCCCTCATCATGCAGCTGTTTGGACAGATCGGCCCCTGCAAGAGCTGTAAAATGATAGTAGAC ACGGCAGGTAATGACCCATACTGCTTTGTGGAGTTCTACGAACACAGGCACGCTGCCTCGTCACTCGCAGCCATGAATGGTCGTAAAATAATGGGTAAG GAGGTCAAGGTGAACTGGGCCACAACCCCTAGCAGCCAGAAGAAAGACACAAGCA ATCACTTCCATGTTTTCGTTGGAGACCTCAGTCCTGAAATCACCACGGATGACATCAAAGCTGCTTTCGCCCCCTTTGGGAGGATATC TGATGCTCGGGTGGTGAAAGACATGGCTACTGGCAAATCTAAAGGCTATGGCTTTGTGTCCTTCTTCAACAAATGG GATGCAGAGAATGCCATCCAACAGATGGGAGGGCAGTGGTTGGGAGGACGGCAGATCAGGACTAACTGGGCCACCAGGAAGCCCCCTGCGCCCAAAGCCACCTACGAGA CAAACACCAAACACCTGTCGTTTGAAGAGGTTGTGAACCAGTCCAGTCCCAGCAACTGTACCGTCTACTGTGGAGGTGTCACAACAGGCCTCACAG AGCAACTGATGAGGCAGACCTTCACCCCCTTCGGTCAGATCATGGAGATCAGAGTTTTCCCAGACAAAGGCTACTCATTTGTGAG GTTCAACTCCCACGAGGGAGCGGCCCACGCCATAGTGTCAGTGAACGGGACGTCCATAGATGGTCACGTGGTGAAGTGTTACTGGGGGAAAGAAACCACAGACATGGTCAGCCCCATGCAGCAGGTACAGATGCCTCAGGTAAGACCGCAG CAGAACAAAATAGGTTTTGCAGCGCAGCCCTACGGCCAGTATGCCCAGTGGTACGGTAACGCCCAGCAGATTGGCCAATACGTCCCAAACGGGTGGCAGGTGCCCACCTACGGAGTCTACGGACAGGCCTGGAACCAGCAGGGATTCAA CCATTTACAGGCGGGTGCAGGGTGGACGGGCGTGGGAGCCGTCAGTAATGGCGGTGTGGTGGAGCCTGGACAGGGAGTCAATGGGACTGTGCTGGCCAACCAGTCCGGCATGGGCACCGCTGGCTACCACACCCACTGA